Within the Microtus ochrogaster isolate Prairie Vole_2 linkage group LG2, MicOch1.0, whole genome shotgun sequence genome, the region gcaggcagaggtgggcgTGGCCCCGCCCTCTGGCCCCGCCCCCTGCTCTCTGTCCCCTGCCAGACCGGTTGGTTGGGGGagccctggctgcctgcctgGCGGGCGAGTCCGGGCGGGCTTGAGCTGCGTGTGTCTGGGGCCTCCTCCAGCTGCACCTCGCAAACAGGCCGGCCGCAGCCCACACGCGCCCcgcctctccccagccctgccggCTGGAGGTTTCGGGGTGACTCAGGGGGGGCCAGGAAAACTGGGTCAGTCCAGCGAACCTCTGAGAGCCTGTAGCCTAGTGAGGTAGCACCAGCCTCCCCCcgaatctcagcacccaggactGAGGGGATACCATAGGAAGAAACAAAGATGGGAACCCCACCCTCTGTATAGGCCTGTCCTTAATGCCTGAACCCCCTCTCAGGACAGGAAGATACTCTGGGGTGCTTCCATCGGGTGGCGTGGCCTGCCCACAGCGCACCCTCACCAATGGCAGTGCAGCCCCATGGAGTATTTTTAGACAAGGGGTTGGCGGGCAGGGAGGGGCAATGGGGCCTGTTCTGTCATCACAGAGGAATTTGGGGAATGTGGCAGTTCTGGGGAGGACAGGAGGTTGGGGGGCTGAGTGCACACTCTGGATACTGACATATACCCTATGGCATGTATAGACAGCCCCCACCTTGGCATAGCCTGCTCCCCAAGAGGGTCTCCGAGGGTGCTGAGCAGAGCCCCTAACCCAAGACTGAGGCGAGCAGATACCGCCATATGGGTCATTGGCGTGAGGACCCAGGGACACACCTTGACCTAAGCTACTAGCATCAGAGACTCGCTAGAGGCCTCTAGCTCCTGTCTTCCTTCACCAGAGAAGGGACAGGGCTTGTTCAGGGTCTCCTGTGATCGGGATGAAGCCAGACTGAACTGCTCAAGACAGGGGCCAAGGGCTGAGACCCACCCTCAACCCCAGCCTCTGAGCCTTGCTGGGAGCCACGGCCGCACTACCTGTCAAGGTCCTCCTTTTTTCTGAGGGCCTTGCTCTCCTGCAAGTCCCGGGGGCAGCATGCTGGGGAGCCCTGAGGAAAGCGTGGTGAAGGTAGGGTGCCCAGGCTTGGGTTGGACCCTCCCTCTACCCGGTCCTCATTGGCTGTCTCTCTGACTAGGTCGAAATGAGCTGATTGCCCGCTACATCAAACTGAGGACTGGAAAGACCAGAACGAGAAAACAGGTAGAGAGAGGGTCCTGGCCCCTGCCACTCCCACCCATGGGTGGCTTGGGGTGAGGGACCACAGATTAGCCACGGAAGTGGGCATGTGCCCAGTGGGGTGGAACGCAAAGGCTTGTGTAGAACTACCTTTGGATTATGTGGGAGTTAGCCAGGGAGGGGACCCTGTCAGCAGATAGCAATCCCTACACCCCGCTTGTGTTAGCACAGACCACAAAGTGTGATTTAGTTCACACTATCCAGCCCCACTGTGACCATACAGGCGCTCAGGGCCCACTCTGTGTCCTCCCATATCTGTGACCGTACAGTCTCTCAGAGCCCGCTCTGCGTGTGTCCTCCCATGTCTGTGACCGTACAGTCTCTCAGAGCCCGCTCTGCGTGTCCTCCCATGTCTGTGACTGTACAGTCTCTCAGAGCCCGCTCTGCGTGTCCTCCCATGTCTGTGACTGTACAGTCTCTCAGAGCCCGCTCTGCGTGTCCTCCCATGTCTGTGACCGTACAGTCTCTCAGAGCCCGCTCTGTGTGTGTCCTCCCATGTCTGTGACCGTACAGTCTCAGAGCCCGCTCTGCGTGTCCTCCCCATATCTTCAGggtcctgttgctgtgatgaagaccataaccaaaagcaacttgggaaggaaagggttgtttgaccttACACTTCCAAACAATGTctgtcactgagagaagtcagggcaggagcctagaggtagaactgaggcagaggccatggaggagtgctgctcgcTGCTCCCTTAGActacccaggaccaccttcctCAGGGATGTCACTGTCCAGagcgggctgggccctcccacatcaaccacgaAAATACACCACAGGCCAGTCTTGTGggggcatttttctcagttgaggttccctcttcccaaatgactagcttgtatcaagttgacataaaactaagaaACTGGGGGAGTTTAGTGGCCCCTGTTGGGTCACTGATCTGATCTAGGAGGAGATAGAATCAAGATTGGCCCCTGACTTAACAATGAGCCAGGAGCAGGTGgtacagaggagggagagggagcccTGGTGGGGCATCCAAGAGCGGGGGCAGTTGTGAGGGATGGGGTCCTGCCCCTGCTAGGGCAGATATGGGAGGCTAGCCAGGAGGTGGAAGCCGACTGCATCCAcagtggtgggagtgggggagcagCAACAGCTGTGTGTGGCCAGGCTGAGGGGAGCGAGTTGGATGACCTGGGGTACCTAGGAGAGGGGTCAACCAGACAAGCCCCTCCTGCCCTAACCCCatgctgggaaggtggagggagcccTAGGTTCCCCACTTATCGTGGCATTTAGTAATTCCTGCCCTGGTCCCTGAATCACTCCTGGGTCCTCAGGACAGCTGAGGTCACTCTGGTCCCTGAGCTCACACTAACACTTGGAGGGCCGCAAGAGCACTTTCCCCTCCATGGaatggcacacgcctgtaatctcagcacttctaAGACTGAGGTGGATGAGTTTCGTGTGTTTGAGGTTCCAGCCTAAGGCTCCGTCTCAGTCCCTCCCCCAGACAACACAGACTCTGAGGTCAAGCCCCCAGTTCCCATAGTCTGCCCTACCTGGGGCTAAGTGTGCTTCCCAGCCTGTTGCCTTCGCAACTGTCAATTGATTGACATGTGGACACCTAGAGCAGCTAAGTGCATCCTCTGTTGTTACTGTCACTTTGGTAAGCCATGTCCATATCTGAAACCTCTTGGTCAGCCCTGGGAAGGGGCTGAGGGTCTGTAAGTTCAGACTGTGTCAAACCCAACCTGGTCACATGTTCTGCCTCGTTCTGACCCAACATGGCACCTACTCCTGGCTAGGCTGTCCACACAGGAAACCTAGCAATTTGGGGTGCCCATATCTCCAGTGGCACTCACTCTCATtgaactctgtagcccaggctggtctgggactcagctccacctacctctgcctcccaagtgctgggatccgaggtgtggaccaccatgcctggcacaatGCCTCCCTATTAACCAGACAACTTAACACCAAGCTGGGAGTAAGCTCCCTGTGACTTCCAGCTGTCAGAGCTGGCCCTACCTAGGGAAGTGGTCCCCACTTCAGGGTCTAAAGGAATCCTGGGAGAATACCTTGTGGATGAAGCCAGTGGTCTCCACAGTGCCTGGGCTTGGATGCCAGGTCTGTATCCAGCTGTGTGAGCCTGGATTCATAGTGAGCCTCTCTGGCTATGATTGGGTCATCTGTAAGTCAGAGTTGCTGCAAATACCAAATGGGCTGGGTGTCCAAAGCTTGGTGGCCATCAGTATTGCCAGGACCGGAGCCAGCATCTGCTGGGACTCCAGGGCAGGGACCTGCCGGAGGACTGCGGCTAAGGGGTGTTACTAGGGTTCTCtctttccgagacagggtttctttgtagctttggagcctgtcctggaactcattctgtagaccaggctggccttgagatccgcctgcctctgcctctccagtgctggaattgattaaaggcgtgcaccactaccgttCAGCTAATTACTAGGGTTCTCAAGTCCATAACAACAGCTTTATGGGAATAAAAACTTCTGAAGAAAGTCCACCACAGGTGCTGCTATTGGCCATGGAACAGCGTTGATGACATGTGGGTCTCTAATCCATTGTCTGTTCCTGGACTGTGCCAAGGGCTGTCATACAAGCTGGGCCCTATTGGCCTAGGGTTAGCTCAACTTTACTATTAAGGGCCAGGGAGCGGGTTGCTGGGAAAGAAGTCCTTCCAGTAagaacacctactgtgtgctccAGCCTGTCCACGGAAAGGCATGTCTATGTGGCTCCTCTGAAGAAGCTGAGGGAGAAAGGCAGGGGAGGTCCAGGCTGAGAATCCGGGTAGGCAGGACGGTGGAGAGATTGCTAGCAGCTGtggcaagcctttaatcccagcagctgggaggcagaggccagtccaATCTACAGGACAGAcaagactacaaagtgagaccctgtctcaaaaagtgggggggcagtgctggagagatggctcagaggttaagaccactggctgctcttccagaggtcctaagttcaattcccagtaaccacatggtgactcacaaccatctatagtgagatctggtgccctcttctggctggcaaggatacatgcagacagaacactgtctacataatgaataaatgttaaataaaaggcAGCTGTGGCTTCGGTACACATCTAATGCTGGGAGCCAGAGCCAAAGCTCGCCTCAGGACCCCCCACTTCCTGAGTTAGGTGCAGCCCTCGTCTGCCTGAGCATAGAGCAGATTTTAGACTGGGGTTCTGCTCTGTGAACAGAGGGTGCATAGTGACAGTATCGATAGTCATGTACCCACTGAGATGCCTAAGTTCTCCCATTGGATCCTGGGCCCCCAGAGATTAGGGCTGGGTGCTCCCCCCTCCCTGACCATCCTGGCTGTGCCTCCTCACCACCTGTTTCCCtttgtggtggggcacacctccCCAGGTGTCCAGCCACATACAGGTTCTAGCTCGGAAGAAAGTTCGGGAATACCAGGTTGGCATCAAGGTACGTTGGGTGCCTGGCAGGGCCTCCAGCCCTTGCCGGGCCTCTCGCCCATTCTGCATGCTGCGCACTGCAGGCCTCTGCCTCATTGGCTCTCCAGCCCACTCTCCGTCTCTCCGGCCTGAGCTCTTCttgcccccttctctctctgtcctctgctctctctctctctcgttccctACAGGGTCTCTAGACACTTGCAGGTTCTAGCCAGGAGGAGATCTCAGGAGACACGGCTCAGGCTGAAGGTATGGGCCCCTGCCACTTGGCCAGAACAGGGCTGAGGAACTGAGAGGGCCTGAGACACACAAGTGACAGTCGTTAGCTTCGGAAGCTCGGAGGAGTCTGGGGTGGTGACACTTTAACCCAACacgcaggcagatctgagttctgggacagccagggctacacagtgaggcgcttgtctcaaaaaaacaaaacaaaaccaggctgTCAGGGTTCCCAGGCCACAGCCCCTGCTGACTGGACAGCAGGTGGCCAGCGTCCCAGAGCCACTTCCAGCctgcctctctgtccctgtcctctCTTCTCCTGACTGTTGCTTGCTAATGGCCTGGGAACTGAGGGAAGACATGAAAGGTGTTGGCGGGCAGCTCAGTCGAGGTGGGATGAAGGATCTGCCCTTCTCCCTGCTGCTAAGCCTCCCAAGCGCAGGTTCTGGGAGGGACAGACTCATGgtcctttttttccttcatccTCCCTCGCCAGTGCACCCCCTGGCTGGCTAGCACTCCCTTCTCAGGGTGGGAAGAGTACCCAGCTGCCTCTTGGCTTCCTTGGGAGCTGGCAGCCAGgacacagggtgggggtgggttaCAAGAAACCACGTCCCTTCCTCCATAGAGCCCTGGTTTGTCTAatcctctgtccctttctccttcACAGGCCATGAACCTGGTAAGTGGCCCAGTGCCCGTGGGGAGGGCCTTGGGAGCACCTGGGTGACAACAGGGTAGCACAGGGGAGGCCTGCTCACTGGACATGCTTCAGTGTGGTGCCCAGCATAGAAACCAAATCAAAGCTGCGAATTATGAAGCTAATTCAGTTTCACAGACATGTCAGATAATCTGAGTCCAGGAGGAGTGCAGTGTCTAtgcatacacttttttttttttttttttggtttttcgagacagggtttctctgtggttttttggtgcctgtcctggaactcgctctgtagaccaggctggcctcgaactcacagagatccgcctgcctctgcctcccaagtgctgggattaaaggcgtgcgccaccaccgcctggctgtgcAGACGCTCTGTGTGACATTCAGTGTGTGAGGGAATGCCCAGAGCCAAGTCCCTCAGGGACTGCAAGGGACCACCGTACTGGGCATAGAATAAAGTAGTATTTCATACTGTGGGCTGTCCCCGAAAAGGATACAGACGCCAGGATACTGGGGCTCAGAGAGGGTAGACTACTGAATCCACAGCGGAGCTGGACCTCATGTGACCACTGTCCCCCCAGGACCAGGTCTCCAAGGACAAAGCACTCCAAAGCATGGCCTCCATGTCATCTGCACAGATCGTCTCTGCCAGCGTCCTGCAGAACAAGTTCAGcccgccctcccctttgccccaggctgtcttctccacctcctcaagggtatgggggggggggctggaggctgagggctggggtgtggctaggGTTCCAGAGTACTGAGACCCCGTCTTTGTCCACAGTTCTGGAGTAGTCCCCCTTTGCTAGGACAACAGCCTGGACCGTCTCAGGAGTGAGTACCGCCTGTGGCTTCCACGCATGCGCTTCCCTCCTTCCTGAGCCCTGTATTTGCTTCCAACTTGGGGAACCATAGTTAATCTCTGGTTACCACCAGTTAGGGAACAAAACTCAGGGTTCTCAGTTCGGAGAACATACTGACAGCCACAGTGAATAGCTTTTTAGGATGGGAGGGGAATGTACCCACCAGCTGTGGGACGCAGCTGGGTGCCATCCGAATTAGAACGGGGCAGGCTAGCCTATGAGCATGCGCTTTGAGGCATCAGCTTGAGAGGATGCGGGGGAGGGGCTGGACAGGTGAGGGGCTGAGGACCTCTGACCTGCCATATTCCTGACTGACCGCAGCATCAAGCCCTTTGCCCAGCCTGCCTACCCCGTCCAGCCTCCCCTGCCACCAACGCTCAACAGTAAGTGTCCCGCCAAGCCACCTAGCACCTGGTACCTCTTGTGTCTGCCCTTCTGTTTGGGACCTGTGTGTACTTGGGTGGGTAGCAGCCATAGGGGGTTGGTTAAGTTTTTATTCCCTGGAAAGAAAGACACCAAAATCTTAACAGAATTCCACTCTCGGTAATGGCATCTTAGCTTTCTGTCACTAGTACTAGGCCCACCCCTTTGTGTGTAGGCTACGCACTGCACCCCCGCCCCTTGGAGGGTAAAGCCCAATCCTGCTGTCCATTGTGCCTGGGCAGATGAGCTACATCTTACTCTTTTAGGTTACGAGTCCCTGGCCCCGCTGCCCCCAGCcgctgcctcctctgcctctgtgcctgCGTGGCAGGACCGTACCATCGCCTCCTCTCGGCTACGCCTCCTGGAATATTCTGCCTTCATGGAGGTGCAACGGGACCCCGACACGGTAATGTGGAGATGATGGGGAGACTGGCCTGTAACAGAGCATCCAGATCAGGGTCCTGGCGGTGGGGTGCTTGAGCCTGCAGGCTGACCCTGGTTCGGCCCTCCCCACAGTACAGCAAACACCTGTTTGTGCACATCGGCCAGACAAACCCTGCCTTCTCAGACCCACCCCTGGAGGCGGTTGATGTACGCCAGATCTATGACAAGTTCCCTGAGAAGAAGGGGGGTCTGAAGGAACTCTACGAGAAGGGGCCCCCGAACGCCTTCTTCCTTGTCAAGTTCTGGGTGAGGCTTCTCCCAACCCAAGATGGGCAGCTTGCCcagctccctgcttctgctctccTGCATGACCAGCGGGGCCCCTGGGCGGGACCTGCAGGCCTCTGGGTAGGTGGGACTGGAGGCATGGAGGTGGGGAAGCTGGGGGctagcctctggcctctgcagcactTGGTGCCCTCTCCCCAGGCTGATCTCAACAGCACAGTTCAGGAGGGCCCTGGGGCCTTCTACGGGGTCAGCTCGCAGTACAGCTCGGCCGACAGCATGACCATCAGCGTGTCCACCAAGGTGTGCTCCTTCGGCAAACAAGTGGTAGAGAAAGTAGAGGTGAGCAGAggcctggggaggtgggggacagGCAGACAGGTCAGGGACGCCAGGTGATGCGACCGCCCCACTCCACAGACTGAGTACGCCCGCCTGGAGAACGGCCGCTTCGTGTACCGCATCCACCGCTCGCCCATGTGCGAGTACATGATCAACTTCATCCACAAGCTGAAGCACCTGCCCGAGAAGTACATGATGAACAGCGTGCTGGAGAACTTCACCATCCTGCAGGTGCGTGCGCGCCGCCCGTGCTCGGCCGTCCGCCCCCGCCCCTGCTCTACTGCGCCGGCCCGTGCTTGGCCATCTGCCCGCCACTGCCCCTGCTCTACTGAgtcctgttctctcttcctccctgcccccacaggtGGTCACAAGTCGGGACTCACAGGAGACCCTGCTCGTCATCGCTTTTGTCTTCGAAGTCTCCACCAGCGAGCATGGGGCACAGCACCATGTCTACAAGCTTGTCAAAGACTAGCGTCCCATTGACATCCACCAGGATGCAAGACAGACTTTCTTCCACACACCTGCCTGCCTGGGCTCCCACGGTGTGGGTTGGGGAACTCACCCACCCATGGGCTTGAGGCTGGGACCCAGGCTGCCTCCTTGGCCCCGGCACACACGCTCCCTGCCACTGTTCTGCGCTTTACTGGAGATAAGAGGGCTCCGTGGTGATGTGGCCTTCCTGGGCATTGACCCACAGATGACCGGGTCCCATTTGGCCTCAAGTGACATCAGAGttgggggatggaggacacctgCAGGCTTAGTGCCTGGTCTCTGGCTCCTAAGGGAGCCATGAGCAGGTGAGGGTAGAATGGAAACCAGAGAGGCAGCTAGCAAGGCTGCCCTGGTACAAGGTGTCAAGCTGGGGGCTGGGCTAAGAATGGCCCACACTTATAGGTACCTTCTAGGTACCAGCCTgttcccagccccccccccctgcagtGAGCTTGGGTCTCCTGTATCAAAGTGCCAAGATGGAGGCTCACAGAGTGGGTGGAGCTGGAGCCTAAGTTCAGCTACCTCCCTAGAACAGGGCTGGCTACAGGGGCAGGGGCTGTGCTCGCCCAGAGCAAGCGGTACAGCTGGGCTGGAGGCTGGACAGCGTACCCACAGCTAGGCACCCCTTCAATGACAGGTGGCAGGAAACAGGAGGCTGGAACTTGAAGAGCCCTTGTCTCCTCCCCTGCTTCCTCCACATCCAGGAACCCTGAGGGTCAACTGGCCTGTCCCCAGGTCACCTGGGTATTTATGAGTTTCAAATGAAGTACTGTGCCCCTCCTCATCCTGCCCGAGCTTCCTGAAGGTTTTCACCATTCGCATACTGCTCAGGCCACCTCCAAACCCCACCTAGGTTTTATaacatgtattatatgtatttttgtgtatttttaaatccaGCTGTGATGGGCTATATCATAAATGGCTCAAGGCAGGGGCCCATGACCTGGTTCctgctaaaataattaaaaaagctGTTGGGTCAGGACAGTGTGTGTACAGCCTCCCAATATGGCCTACCCATACTCATAAGCTGCAGGTGTGCTGCCACCAACCACCACCAGTCATGCGCACCCAGCACCTGTGCTTGGTAGTAGGCACAGCTCACCTTAGCGGCTTCTGGACAGTTGCTGGCAGTCAAGCCAGGATTCAGAGGCCTGGGGACTTTAGCAGCTGCCAGGTGTGTAGATTACCAGGATGGAGCATCTACCGAAGGCCTTTAGCAGTCAGCTGTAGATGCCCAGGCTAGACCAGGCACTCAGCCAGCTGAGCCCAGAGTCTCCTATGGAGAGGCAGAATGAGGCCGCAGTATACATGGGGGGCATTGGCGATCCCTGCAAATGCCCTCAACACCAGGATTCAAAATGGACACCTTACCCTCACTGCCTAGCCAGACAAGCCTACTGCTCTAGCCTTCAGATTTACACTGTTCTAAACCCCACTAGCTTGGCTCCCAAGAGGGGCCTCCCAGCCTCacggagcgggggggggggggggggggtgaggtagGATTCTGCTCTTTGGCTCTGGGTTGACAGTTAAGTGCTGGAACCCTGAAGTGAGCAGCTCCTGAGGTGGCTTTGCCTGTCACTGCCACAGCTCACTTCACCACAGTGCAATTTCGATTGTCCTTACTGGGACCCTTTACAACCCCTTCCAGAAAAAACCCTAAATTCTACCATAGCCTTGCTCACAAGAAAATGTTCCATGGAGACCTGGCTGGGACCAGAATCAAGGCCAACCAGATGTGGGCACATGTCCTGACAGCTGAATCTAGCTTCATACAGCTCCAATCACTCCAGTGGGGTTGGAACTGAGCTCAGACACAGGCAGACCAAGAGTAGAGTAGCACGAAGGTTTATTGGGGCATCCTAGTAAAGACGCTGGGGCTTGCCCATGGTGCTCTTGATATACAAAGCCCGGACATTTTGCCAGTTCTTCTTGAGCAAGGACACCAAGAAATTGACAGCCAAGTGGATGTTGTAGACCAGCTCGTCGTCGGTCATCTTCACGTGGCCGACAGCGACAGCCAGACAcagcacctgcagaggccaggctggtcaaCACCTAGGTGGCAGGCCCGGCTCTCTCCTGAGAGCAGGGCGCACTTCCCACCTCTAGTCAAGCCTGCTGTGCCCAAGGAACCCAAACCCACCTTCTTCATCTGGAACTTGATCGTGGACTTCACCTCGTCCACTTTGGCCACCATGTTTTCATTGTGTGTCAGCAGGGAAGGGAACTTGCCAGCCTTGTTCAGGCCTGGGCCCAGGATACGCGGGATCTGCTTGATCAGagactcagaggccagaaaggcgTCATACTTCTTGGCTGTGTGAGAAGACAAGGGCTGTTCATATCCAGGCCAGAAAGGCagaaccaacttttttttttttggttttttgagatagggtttctgttactttggagcatgtcctggaactagctcttgtagaccaggctggccttgaactcagagatctgcctgcctcctgagtgctgggattaaaggcatgtgccaccactgcccggctcagaaCCAACTTTTTAAACTGGCCACCAAGCTGCCTCCGCAGACTCTGCACTCCTGAAGGTGACTGACCCACAATCCAGGGCACACTGCACAGGCCCAGAACCAAGCCTAGCTATGAGAAACCCAAAGTAGGACTGCCGCTGTGCAGCCCGGGCGCTTCAGTGAGGGTGGCTGGGAACAGGTGTTTGGTGGGGTGTTACACCAAGTCTGCAAGAGCTGGAGTTGTTTCCTATCTGTAAAGGCAGGAGTAAATAACGCCTAGatcagagggaagaagggagctaATGGGAGTCCAATGCACCCACCCAGTAGCCTCACTTGCCCCAAGTGCCAATGCCTGACACCAGTAAAAATCCAAAATGAGGCCACCTTCAACGGAAAGCTAACCTgtcacagcccaggctgtccaCTTCACCAGAAAACACAACAGCTGTCTGTGTCAACTTCCCACACCTGGGAGGAGCGCCTCACTGAGTGACCGCCTCCACCAGATCGGCCTGCGTGCCGCTTTCTGGATTGTTAACAGCTGTGAAGCACTCTGGGACCAGGGCCGCTCCTGGCTTGTGCCATGGTAGACCCCTAAACCCCCCTTCCGTATGGCGCCTGCCGAAGGCAGCCAGGGCCGCCCGAAACACCAGCCAGCTGCACCTACCCAGCTTTTTGACCAACTTCTTGTTCTTATTGAGCTTCTTCAGCGCCTCGATGTCCATGTGGGGGATATCCACGGCCTTGGCCTCATCGCAGTGCTGCTGGTCCCCCAGGACACACACTGAGAACTTGGGGCGAGGGGTGGACTTGAGCCTGCGTTGGGGAGGAGGGAACAGGTCAAGCCCAGTCCCCGAGTGCCCACGAGGCGGAAGGAGTCCCAAGAGTCTGGGACGGCAGCGAGCCCCGAGCCTTACCCGGAGGTCTGCGACACTAGCCTGGCTTCTCAGGCTAGCCGGCGGGCTCGGCCGAGGCCTCCCCACGCCTCCCCTCTTGTTTTAAGACCCAGGGTGGGGGTCCGTCCAGCCAGCCTGCCCGGAGCAAGGCGCCTGAACTACCCGCGCCCATCAGTGCCCCCGTGCCCGCCTCGGGCTTGGCCAGAGCGGCAGGGCGAGGCCACACGGGGACACTGAGGGGCTGGGTGGGGTCAGAGCGGTGCCAACCTGACGGTGCCCGAGAAACGCTTGTCCTTCTGGGGGTCGTAGTTCTTCAGGCTGATCTGCAGCTCCACCGTTTCCAGAAACCTAGGCGAGAGGGGCGCCGTCAGCCCGCCGTGCCTGAGGGCGCCAGAGTGCCCGTCCCGCCCCACCGGGGAGCGCCAGGGTGCCCGCCCCGCCAGTGCTTACTTGCGGCGCTTGCGCTGGTTCCCGTGCAGGACCTCCCGCACCGCCTCGTACAGGGTGTCGCGAGAGACTTTGCTGCTGTTAGGGAGAAATGAGGGCGCTCAGTGCCCGCCATGCTGGCTCCCCGGAGGGCTCGGGCCCCGCGCCGACGGACGAGGCCCACAGCCTGCCGGGAAGACTGGCGACGAGCACAGCCGCGGGGAGAGCCTCCGAGTCGAGTCGCACGATATCCGCGGGACTCCCGGGTACGCGGATGGCTGCGGATAGAGCCCCGATAGCTACCTACCTCATGGCTGGAGAGGCTGCGGGAACCGGAAGAGAAGACAGCGATCTGCGCTTGCGCTCAAATAGCTCTCCTGTTCTCGCGAGAACGGCTCGTCCCGTTGCCCGTTCGGCGCCTAGTCTGGCCGGAGGAGCGCTGCGGCTTGCGGCCGCTGGGGGCGCCACCACGCGGCTGCACCGCGACCTCGGCGCTAGGACCAGCCGGCGTCGGGGCTGTGCGGGTTCTGGGCTACAAGCACTGGAGCTGGGCTCTGAGATCGGATTTCCCTATCTAGTGCCTGACCTCTGTCTTCCCCAGTCACCAGCAGAACTCTGCTTTCCGTCTTCGCCAAATTTGGCGATGAGCCCCGGAGAGCCATGAGGCAGCTGCCCCCACTAGCCCGTACTTGTGCAATGGTCCAGCCGCCACCACTA harbors:
- the Rpl10a gene encoding 60S ribosomal protein L10a; protein product: MSSKVSRDTLYEAVREVLHGNQRKRRKFLETVELQISLKNYDPQKDKRFSGTVRLKSTPRPKFSVCVLGDQQHCDEAKAVDIPHMDIEALKKLNKNKKLVKKLAKKYDAFLASESLIKQIPRILGPGLNKAGKFPSLLTHNENMVAKVDEVKSTIKFQMKKVLCLAVAVGHVKMTDDELVYNIHLAVNFLVSLLKKNWQNVRALYIKSTMGKPQRLY
- the Tead3 gene encoding transcriptional enhancer factor TEF-5, which translates into the protein MASENWGAREGESTPAAPTPRPAPQHKLSVPLAPSSAPSTSRSGPAHSVHSGHPPAHDPPSRPPLLLPRARRRGPAERPPELGAGSGLPGGSGPEPRATSTIASNSWTANSSPGEAREDGSEGLDKGLDNDAEGVWSPDIEQSFQEALAIYPPCGRRKIILSDEGKMYGRNELIARYIKLRTGKTRTRKQVSSHIQVLARKKVREYQVGIKAMNLDQVSKDKALQSMASMSSAQIVSASVLQNKFSPPSPLPQAVFSTSSRFWSSPPLLGQQPGPSQDIKPFAQPAYPVQPPLPPTLNSYESLAPLPPAAASSASVPAWQDRTIASSRLRLLEYSAFMEVQRDPDTYSKHLFVHIGQTNPAFSDPPLEAVDVRQIYDKFPEKKGGLKELYEKGPPNAFFLVKFWADLNSTVQEGPGAFYGVSSQYSSADSMTISVSTKVCSFGKQVVEKVETEYARLENGRFVYRIHRSPMCEYMINFIHKLKHLPEKYMMNSVLENFTILQVVTSRDSQETLLVIAFVFEVSTSEHGAQHHVYKLVKD